Proteins co-encoded in one Papaver somniferum cultivar HN1 chromosome 5, ASM357369v1, whole genome shotgun sequence genomic window:
- the LOC113284052 gene encoding 2-isopropylmalate synthase A-like, translated as MAAVFMNPNITFPTPKTFTSINPRIPTSSSFFPSSKSLKSQQSSSIKSIKCSISASSASSSSSTTTTTTAKHIRPEYIPNKISDPNYVRIFDTTLRDGEQSPGATMTSKEKLDVARQLAKLGVDIIEAGFPASSKDDAESVKLIAKEVGNTVDSDGHVPVICGLARCNKNDIDTAWESVKYAKKPRIHTFIATSEIHLKYKLRKSREQVCAIATEMVAYARSLGCQDVEFSPEDAGRSDREFLYQVLGEVIKAGATTLNIPDTVGYTLPSEFGKLISDIKSNTPGIENVVISTHCQNDLGLSTANTLAGANAGARQVEVTVNGIGERAGNASLEEVVMAIKCRGDEQLAGLYTGINTRHIVMASKMVAEYTGMSVQPHKAIVGANAFAHESGIHQDGMLKFKGTYEIMSPEDVGLSRSNESGIVLGRLSGRHALKSRLLELGYELDGKELDDVFWRFKAVAEKKKNLSDGDIEALVSDEVFQPQVVWSVGDMQVTCGTLGLSTATVKLIGAADGVEHVACSVGTGPVDAAYKAIDLIVKVPVMLLEYSMSSVTEGIDAIASTRVVIRGENGHTSTNAITGETVHRTFSGTGAGMDIVVSSVRAYVNALNKMMGFKSVSASKVSPESSQSS; from the exons ATGGCTGCCGTTTTCATGAACCCTAACATCaccttccccacccccaaaacCTTCACTTCCATAAACCCTAGGATACCTACTTCATCATCCTTCTTCCCTTCATCTAAATCCCTAAAATCCCAACAATCTTCTTCTATCAAGTCAATCAAATGTTCAATCTCAGCCtcttcagcttcatcttcatcatcaacaacaacaacaacaacggcaAAACATATTCGTCCAGAATACATACCAAACAAAATCTCAGATCCAAATTATGTACGGATTTTCGACACAACGTTGAGAGACGGTGAACAATCGCCAGGAGCAACAATGACTAGTAAAGAAAAACTTGATGTGGCGAGACAATTGGCGAAACTTGGTGTTGATATAATTGAGGCTGGATTTCCAGCTTCGTCTAAAGATGATGCTGAATCTGTTAAACTTATTGCTAAAGAAGTTGGGAATACTGTTGATAGTGATGGTCATGTACCTGTGATTTGTGGATTAGCTAGATGTAATAAGAATGATATTGATACTGCCTGGGAATCTGTTAAATATGCAAAGAAGCCGAGAATTCATACTTTTATCGCCACTAGTGAGATTCATTTGAAATATAAATTGAGGAAATCAAGGGAACAAGTTTGTGCTATTGCTACAGAAATGGTTGCTTATGCTAGAAGTTTGGGCTGTCAGGATGTCGAATTTAGTCCTGAAGATGCCGGAAG ATCTGATAGGGAATTTCTTTATCAAGTTCTTGGAGAGGTTATTAAAGCTGGTGCGACGACCCTCAACATCCCAGATACTGTTGGTTATACTTTGCCAAGTGAATTTGGAAAGTTGATTAGTGATATCAAATCAAATACTCCTGGAATAGAGAATGTGGTCATCTCGACACATTGCCAGAATGATCTAGGTCTTTCTACTGCTAACACTTTGGCG GGGGCCAATGCAGGTGCAAGGCAAGTAGAGGTAACTGTAAATGGAATCGGGGAAAGAGCCGGAAATGCTTCTTTGGAGGAG GTTGTGATGGCAATAAAATGTCGAGGGGATGAGCAATTAGCAGGACTGTATACTGGAATCAACACCAGACACATCGTCATGGCAAGCAAGATG GTGGCAGAATATACAGGAATGTCTGTACAGCCTCACAAGGCTATTGTCGGAGCTAATGCTTTTGCACATGAAAGTGGTATCCACCAG GATGGGATGCTTAAATTTAAAGGTACATATGAGATCATGTCTCCTGAGGATGTTGGTTTATCTCGGTCTAATGAATCTGGCATTGTTCTTGGGAGGTtgag TGGAAGGCATGCTTTGAAGTCTCGCCTTTTGGAg CTGGGCTATGAGTTGGATGGAAAGGAACTTGATGATGTCTTTTGGCGTTTCAAAGCAGTTGCTGAGAAGAAAAAG AACTTATCTGATGGTGACATAGAGGCATTGGTCTCTGATGAAGTTTTCCAGCCGCAAGTTGTATGGTCTGTCGGGGATATGCAG GTCACATGTGGAACCCTTGGCCTTTCTACAGCAACTGTTAAGCTAATCGGCGCTGCTGATGGAGTGGAGCATGTTGCTTGTTCTGTTGGAACAGGCCCAGTAGATGCAGCTTACAAAGCCATTGATCTCATTGTTAAG GTACCCGTAATGCTCCTTGAGTACTCCATGAGTTCAGTCACAGAAGGCATTGATGCAATAGCTTCCACCCGTGTTGTAATACGTGGAGAAAATGGCCACACTTCCACCAATGCTATTACTGGAGAAACTGTCCATCGCACTTTCAG tgGAACTGGGGCAGGGATGGATATCGTTGTCTCCAGTGTCAGGGCCTATGTTAACGCTCTTAACAAAATGATGGGTTTCAAGAGTGTATCCGCATCGAAGGTTTCTCCTGAATCTTCTCAGAGTTCATAA